From a single Lewinella sp. LCG006 genomic region:
- the fbaA gene encoding class II fructose-bisphosphate aldolase, with protein sequence MANAPKTRFRAGVLHGDEVTALFNYANENNFAIPAVNVTGTNTINAVLETAKELNSPVIIQFSNGGAGFYAGKGMPGEGQKAAILGGISGAMHVHTMAEAYGVTVVLHTDHCAKNILPWVDGLLDAGERFYASRGYPLFSSHMLDLSEEPIEENIETCVEYFKRMSKIGMTLEIELGVTGGEEDGVDNTNVDNSLLYTQPEEVAYAYEKLLAVSDRFTIAAAFGNVHGVYKPGNVTLTPKILKNSQVHIQEKFGTSENPVNFVFHGGSGSSREEIREAIEYGAVKMNIDTDMQWAFWDGIRNYYEGKRDYLQAQIGNPDGADQPNKKYYDPRKWLRVAEESFVKRLKEAFEDLNCINRNA encoded by the coding sequence ATGGCTAATGCTCCCAAGACCCGTTTCCGGGCCGGTGTTCTTCATGGTGATGAAGTAACCGCTCTTTTCAACTATGCCAACGAAAATAATTTCGCCATTCCTGCGGTCAACGTTACAGGCACCAATACGATCAATGCGGTCTTGGAAACTGCCAAGGAGTTGAATTCTCCTGTTATTATTCAGTTTTCTAATGGTGGTGCTGGCTTCTACGCAGGTAAAGGAATGCCTGGTGAAGGGCAGAAAGCTGCTATTTTAGGGGGGATCTCCGGCGCTATGCACGTACACACCATGGCAGAAGCTTATGGTGTAACAGTGGTACTACACACTGACCATTGTGCCAAAAATATCCTTCCCTGGGTAGATGGTCTACTTGATGCTGGCGAGCGGTTCTACGCCAGTCGAGGCTATCCGCTATTCAGTTCTCACATGCTAGACTTGTCAGAAGAGCCTATTGAAGAGAATATCGAAACTTGCGTGGAATACTTCAAACGCATGTCAAAGATCGGTATGACGCTTGAAATCGAACTAGGGGTCACTGGCGGCGAAGAAGATGGTGTAGACAATACCAACGTCGACAATTCGCTTCTCTATACCCAGCCCGAAGAAGTTGCTTACGCTTACGAAAAGCTCTTGGCCGTTAGTGATCGTTTTACAATCGCTGCTGCTTTCGGTAACGTTCACGGCGTATACAAGCCAGGTAACGTAACGCTGACGCCCAAAATCCTGAAGAACTCACAAGTGCATATCCAGGAGAAATTTGGAACCAGCGAGAACCCCGTAAACTTTGTTTTCCACGGTGGCTCTGGATCGTCTAGAGAAGAAATCCGTGAGGCTATTGAATACGGTGCCGTAAAAATGAATATCGATACCGATATGCAGTGGGCATTTTGGGATGGTATCCGCAATTACTACGAAGGTAAGCGCGACTACCTGCAAGCTCAAATCGGCAACCCCGATGGCGCTGATCAACCCAACAAGAAGTACTACGATCCTCGCAAGTGGCTTCGTGTCGCTGAGGAGTCTTTCGTTAAGCGCCTTAAGGAAGCTTTCGAAGATCTCAACTGTATCAATCGTAACGCATAA
- the trxB gene encoding thioredoxin-disulfide reductase: MSNNGIAHEKCIIIGSGPAGYTAAVYAARASLKPLLFTGQEPGGQLMITTDVENYPGYPDGIMGPQMMDDFRKQAERFGTRVRLEMITKVDFSGPVHKIWTEAGEEIHADSIIISTGASARWLGLPSEQHFMNKGVSACAVCDGFFFRGQELAIVGAGDTAAEEALYLSKLSPQVHMLVRRDEMRASKIMQERVKKTPNIKIYWNTETKEVLGGEEVEGIRIYNNKTQEESTIPVKGFFVAIGHKPNTGIFKDWLDMDEAGYLVTKPKSTKTNIEGVFASGDAQDNVYRQAVTAAGTGCMAALDAERYLTEKEII, from the coding sequence ATGAGTAATAACGGGATCGCACACGAAAAGTGTATCATTATTGGATCTGGCCCTGCTGGATACACCGCAGCCGTATACGCTGCACGTGCAAGTTTAAAGCCCCTCCTCTTTACTGGGCAAGAGCCTGGTGGGCAGCTAATGATTACTACCGATGTAGAAAATTATCCCGGTTATCCCGATGGCATCATGGGGCCTCAGATGATGGACGATTTCAGAAAGCAAGCAGAACGCTTCGGTACCCGTGTCCGTCTGGAGATGATTACCAAGGTTGATTTTTCTGGGCCTGTACATAAAATATGGACGGAAGCAGGTGAAGAAATCCATGCCGATAGCATCATCATTTCTACAGGTGCAAGTGCCCGCTGGTTGGGACTTCCGTCTGAGCAGCATTTTATGAATAAAGGGGTTTCTGCCTGTGCGGTATGTGATGGTTTCTTCTTCCGTGGCCAAGAACTCGCAATTGTTGGCGCGGGCGACACTGCTGCCGAAGAGGCACTCTACCTTTCCAAGCTTAGCCCTCAGGTACATATGTTGGTACGCAGAGACGAAATGCGTGCCTCTAAAATTATGCAAGAGCGGGTCAAGAAAACCCCAAATATCAAAATCTACTGGAACACCGAGACCAAGGAAGTCCTTGGTGGTGAAGAAGTGGAAGGTATCCGGATTTATAACAATAAAACCCAGGAAGAAAGCACCATCCCTGTCAAAGGATTCTTCGTGGCTATTGGACACAAACCTAATACGGGTATTTTCAAAGATTGGCTAGATATGGACGAAGCGGGTTATCTGGTGACCAAACCTAAGAGTACAAAAACCAACATTGAAGGCGTCTTTGCTAGTGGTGATGCGCAAGATAATGTTTACCGCCAGGCGGTTACGGCGGCAGGTACGGGTTGTATGGCGGCGCTTGATGCAGAACGATACCTGACGGAGAAAGAGATTATTTAG
- a CDS encoding S8 family serine peptidase, which yields MYTLGFVLTLLGLMGIMLDRKGLEALSYAVLPGLGLWLFGLVGQHATLGAFFGESFKDLLFFGGAAMLFRGLSQSRHLAIPASVVALLLMALFHQNLRSQAIDLPAEETSGLATEGELLVELNDEDNFERWKRWIGAQGWTTERAFAPEDGARTDLDDYYTVNIPANELDQIEEIIARIEATGWTDWVEPNEIIQIELTPARTLPKLNKILGVNDPSVEEQWALEVLEMNKLYDLLGSDQVKPKKKAIVAILDTGVDAGHEDLKDNFYSIAKKYNDDPQGHGTHCAGIAGAVTNNGVGVASFARTGDYFQITSVKVLKAGGSGSQQDIINGIITAVDKGADVLSMSLGGFSTQSRQRAYSEAVRYATDRKVIVVASAGNSNRDAAGFSPVNASGVIGVSAIDNQLQRASFSNKVNRIEMAVAAPGVGIYSTKPNNNYAAHNGTSMAAPFVSGLLGIMKSLRPELTNKEAFKILQQTGKNTRDTANTGRLIQPAGAVKAVLEGNPY from the coding sequence ATGTACACCTTAGGATTTGTACTCACCTTGCTGGGTTTGATGGGAATCATGCTGGATCGCAAAGGCTTAGAGGCGTTAAGTTATGCTGTTTTGCCTGGTTTGGGCTTGTGGCTTTTTGGATTGGTCGGCCAACACGCTACATTAGGTGCCTTCTTTGGTGAAAGTTTTAAGGATTTACTGTTTTTTGGTGGAGCTGCAATGTTGTTCAGAGGTCTAAGTCAGTCCAGGCACCTTGCTATTCCAGCCAGCGTTGTTGCTTTATTGTTGATGGCCCTTTTTCATCAAAACCTTCGTTCGCAAGCAATAGATTTACCCGCTGAAGAAACCTCTGGACTAGCTACTGAAGGAGAGTTGTTGGTGGAGTTAAACGATGAAGATAATTTCGAACGATGGAAGCGTTGGATTGGCGCCCAAGGCTGGACGACGGAGCGCGCTTTTGCACCAGAAGATGGCGCGCGCACTGACTTGGATGACTACTACACTGTCAATATTCCCGCAAACGAATTGGATCAAATCGAGGAGATTATTGCTCGAATAGAAGCGACTGGTTGGACCGATTGGGTAGAGCCCAATGAAATTATTCAAATAGAACTTACTCCCGCACGAACCCTACCTAAACTGAATAAAATACTCGGTGTAAACGATCCTTCTGTGGAAGAACAGTGGGCACTGGAAGTATTGGAGATGAATAAGTTATATGATCTTTTAGGAAGTGATCAGGTGAAACCAAAGAAAAAGGCGATTGTCGCTATTCTGGACACTGGTGTTGATGCAGGGCATGAAGATTTGAAAGATAATTTCTACTCCATTGCCAAGAAATATAACGATGATCCACAAGGCCACGGCACCCACTGCGCAGGCATAGCAGGAGCCGTTACTAACAATGGGGTAGGAGTGGCCTCTTTTGCCCGAACCGGTGATTATTTTCAAATTACGAGTGTAAAAGTATTGAAAGCGGGGGGCAGTGGTAGCCAGCAGGATATTATCAATGGGATTATCACTGCCGTAGATAAAGGGGCAGATGTGTTGTCGATGTCACTAGGCGGATTTAGCACGCAGTCTCGGCAAAGAGCTTACAGCGAGGCAGTTCGTTATGCTACCGATCGGAAGGTGATCGTTGTGGCTTCAGCTGGGAACAGTAACCGCGATGCAGCTGGCTTTAGCCCAGTGAATGCCAGCGGTGTGATCGGTGTTTCCGCCATTGATAACCAATTGCAAAGGGCCAGTTTCTCAAATAAAGTCAACCGGATAGAAATGGCGGTCGCCGCGCCAGGAGTAGGCATCTACAGCACCAAACCCAATAACAATTACGCAGCTCATAATGGCACCTCCATGGCTGCTCCATTTGTGAGTGGCTTATTGGGCATCATGAAGAGTCTTCGCCCTGAATTGACCAACAAAGAAGCTTTTAAAATATTACAACAGACGGGAAAAAACACCAGAGACACCGCTAACACCGGACGACTGATTCAGCCAGCAGGAGCAGTGAAGGCGGTGTTGGAGGGTAATCCTTACTAG
- a CDS encoding Ig-like domain-containing protein, with protein sequence MNVALQKLFVLLALMSLPFWGWSQSVSLLTYQNSGVNYDFTSRPNSPSLPGAFLPDNGTVELINNGNWEYTVVYTPNEGFTGTDNFRIVRWVIDPIPAFRTVDVTVTVAPALIKAYHDYAVTYTNQPVVVDVLANDISSNGVKVLQAVPAINHGSATFNATTGLISFTPEAGFRGTAHFNYALCNGVGDCDDGTVSITVMEETPPTQDEVIKVFVKKNQTQFILVPGNYAVVQGPANGVFDPGADVPEYTPAQDYFGNDEIILSDGNHNLTFDIEVLDLETNSFAFDDRAFTTTNTAIDIVVLGNDLPLTGCSLNDVSGPDHGTLQQSGNEFTYTPDPGFIGVDQFSYSSNICGSGAASEVATVTIFVSNFAPDRTTFHMATPKTVPMIIGYNVPVSTFSFEVTSQGELGETIFLEGEVNTIINGLQIQGNNILLYIPNEDVTEDLDEIEITYCLEDPNSTDCLVSKQVKIWMTILDIGDNGEPVCVGDCVWAGDTNADGIVNMNDLLPIGRSMGEIGAERVGATFDQWYGQYAEDWGSLFGGNEAIDIKHIDADGNSIVTAEDTIAIRSFYGRTHNMVPSVMPYAPYEFILEGPLFVNPGDYVEFTISVGTPEAPAEDLYGFVFPFVYNPDAVRPSSVTVNWHDNNFLAYDSPVLFMNHNDFSGRFDAGYTRTSGLVASGHGELGTLGIVIDDIQGFRSEEEEILLTFGGETGSSLDQFGEYNSVYVRPFQVRVRLRPEDETLTQASSLDDLLKTYPNPTSEYLNIHLNGQQAFEQITLRTMTGQVVHHQETSGVNHAVLSVAGLTPGMYILSVTSDKGTINRKIEILR encoded by the coding sequence ATGAATGTAGCTTTACAAAAACTATTCGTCCTGCTGGCGCTGATGTCTTTACCCTTTTGGGGGTGGAGCCAATCAGTGAGCCTGCTGACGTATCAAAACAGTGGGGTCAACTATGACTTTACCTCTCGGCCAAACTCGCCTTCTTTGCCGGGAGCGTTTCTGCCAGACAATGGCACCGTTGAACTCATCAACAACGGCAACTGGGAGTATACAGTGGTTTATACCCCCAATGAAGGCTTTACAGGCACGGACAATTTTCGTATTGTTCGTTGGGTCATTGATCCTATTCCGGCATTCCGTACGGTTGACGTAACCGTCACTGTCGCTCCGGCGCTTATTAAAGCTTATCACGATTATGCCGTCACATACACCAATCAACCTGTTGTCGTTGATGTTTTAGCCAACGATATCAGTAGCAATGGTGTCAAAGTTCTACAGGCTGTACCAGCGATCAACCACGGAAGTGCGACCTTCAATGCAACTACTGGTCTGATTTCTTTTACTCCAGAGGCCGGATTCAGAGGGACCGCACACTTCAATTATGCACTATGTAATGGGGTAGGAGATTGTGATGATGGTACGGTGTCTATCACCGTGATGGAGGAAACACCTCCTACACAAGATGAAGTGATCAAGGTTTTTGTCAAGAAAAACCAAACCCAGTTTATCCTTGTCCCTGGTAATTACGCAGTCGTTCAAGGCCCAGCTAATGGTGTTTTCGACCCCGGTGCTGATGTCCCTGAATACACACCAGCTCAAGACTACTTCGGTAACGATGAGATCATCTTGTCTGATGGCAATCACAATCTGACTTTTGATATTGAAGTACTTGATCTAGAAACCAATAGTTTTGCTTTCGATGATCGGGCGTTTACGACTACCAATACGGCTATAGACATTGTAGTGCTTGGCAACGATCTTCCTTTAACGGGCTGTAGTCTAAATGATGTTTCAGGGCCAGATCACGGTACGCTTCAGCAAAGTGGTAACGAATTCACCTATACGCCTGATCCTGGATTTATCGGAGTAGATCAGTTTAGCTACAGCTCCAATATCTGTGGTTCTGGTGCAGCGAGTGAAGTTGCCACCGTGACTATTTTCGTAAGCAACTTCGCTCCAGATCGTACCACTTTCCACATGGCTACCCCTAAGACGGTACCCATGATTATTGGTTACAATGTACCAGTTTCTACCTTCTCTTTTGAAGTTACTTCACAAGGAGAGTTAGGCGAAACGATTTTTTTAGAAGGTGAAGTAAATACCATTATCAATGGTTTGCAGATCCAGGGAAATAATATCCTCCTTTACATTCCCAACGAGGATGTAACAGAAGATTTGGATGAAATAGAAATCACTTACTGTCTGGAAGATCCCAATAGTACCGATTGCTTAGTGAGCAAACAGGTAAAAATCTGGATGACAATTCTGGATATTGGAGATAATGGAGAACCAGTTTGTGTAGGAGACTGCGTGTGGGCAGGTGATACCAATGCGGATGGTATTGTGAATATGAATGACCTGCTACCTATTGGTCGCAGCATGGGAGAGATCGGCGCAGAACGCGTTGGAGCAACCTTTGACCAATGGTATGGACAATATGCAGAAGACTGGGGTAGCCTTTTTGGTGGAAATGAAGCTATTGACATTAAGCATATTGATGCCGATGGAAATAGTATAGTTACGGCTGAAGACACAATAGCTATTCGCTCCTTTTACGGACGTACCCATAATATGGTACCCTCTGTAATGCCTTATGCTCCATATGAGTTTATCCTCGAAGGTCCGTTATTTGTCAATCCTGGGGATTACGTAGAGTTCACTATCTCTGTAGGAACCCCAGAAGCCCCAGCGGAAGACCTTTATGGCTTTGTCTTTCCTTTTGTGTACAACCCTGATGCCGTTCGGCCTTCCAGTGTTACGGTCAATTGGCACGACAATAATTTCCTGGCATATGATTCTCCGGTACTTTTCATGAATCACAATGATTTTAGTGGTCGTTTTGATGCGGGATATACCAGAACCAGTGGGCTGGTAGCCAGTGGTCATGGGGAATTAGGTACTTTAGGGATTGTTATTGATGATATCCAAGGCTTCCGTAGCGAAGAAGAAGAAATATTGTTAACTTTTGGTGGTGAAACGGGTAGTAGCCTTGATCAGTTTGGAGAGTACAATTCCGTTTACGTTCGTCCTTTCCAGGTCCGGGTAAGACTGCGGCCTGAAGATGAAACATTAACTCAAGCGTCATCGCTGGATGATTTGCTTAAAACCTATCCTAACCCTACCAGCGAGTACTTAAACATTCACCTCAATGGGCAGCAAGCATTTGAGCAAATCACCCTACGCACAATGACAGGACAGGTTGTTCATCATCAGGAAACCTCTGGTGTCAACCATGCTGTTCTAAGTGTAGCTGGTCTTACTCCGGGTATGTATATACTAAGTGTCACCAGCGATAAAGGAACGATCAACCGTAAGATTGAAATCTTGCGATAA
- a CDS encoding C1 family peptidase has translation MFTIRTFALCASLLLSSFLFAQPPGSNLSTRDANQVNTLGVTNSTLFDQLMVTVEGVGSNSRLTQEHQDLKPYLMPVRKMGFRGSDWSYMLASCLEYYVNLSRNFKDNLSPDYISLSLQSQGQRSSLDQGLKFLVQNGTVSAAIVPYDAAQISSTVYATTKYQINNYLHLFQPFASPREKIFELRKALLRGNPVLIEFQASSDFPRIGPTRTWEPDRNDGNLSYTLLVIGFDENLQAFEVLSSWGSTWANNGYLTINYNDLANRASNGYVMIPNTY, from the coding sequence ATGTTCACTATACGTACGTTTGCACTATGCGCAAGCCTTTTGCTCAGTAGTTTTCTTTTTGCTCAACCACCAGGCAGCAATCTCTCCACACGAGATGCTAACCAGGTAAATACACTCGGAGTAACCAATAGTACCCTTTTCGACCAGCTGATGGTGACCGTAGAAGGAGTAGGAAGCAATTCTCGCCTAACGCAAGAACATCAGGATTTAAAACCCTACCTCATGCCTGTGCGTAAAATGGGATTTCGAGGCTCAGACTGGAGCTATATGCTTGCAAGCTGTTTGGAGTACTATGTAAACCTTAGTAGAAACTTCAAGGACAATCTTAGCCCCGATTATATTTCCTTGAGTTTACAATCACAGGGGCAGCGATCCTCTCTCGACCAGGGATTGAAGTTTTTGGTTCAAAATGGTACCGTCAGCGCAGCGATTGTCCCTTACGACGCCGCTCAAATCTCCTCAACCGTTTATGCTACGACAAAGTACCAGATCAACAACTACCTTCACTTATTTCAACCTTTTGCTTCTCCACGAGAAAAAATATTTGAACTAAGAAAAGCACTTTTAAGAGGTAATCCTGTATTAATAGAATTTCAGGCGAGCAGTGATTTTCCACGAATTGGACCTACACGTACCTGGGAGCCTGACCGCAACGACGGCAATCTTTCTTACACCTTGTTGGTCATCGGCTTTGATGAAAACCTACAAGCCTTCGAAGTTCTAAGTAGCTGGGGAAGTACTTGGGCCAATAACGGTTATCTTACCATCAATTATAATGACCTGGCGAACCGGGCTAGCAATGGTTACGTAATGATTCCCAACACCTATTAA
- a CDS encoding metallophosphoesterase: protein MRIGLLSDTHSFLDPKIFNHFAEVDEIWHGGDIGDPKLMDELEAFKTVRAVYGNIDEPALRHRYPEDLLFTVEDVRVFITHIGGYPGRYNTRVRKLLDEHKPKLYICGHSHILKVIPDAKRALLHVNPGACGHHGFHKVRTLVRFSLTSGRIHDMEVIELGLRGRE from the coding sequence ATGAGGATAGGCCTGCTGAGTGATACACACAGTTTTCTTGATCCCAAAATCTTTAACCACTTTGCCGAGGTAGATGAAATATGGCACGGCGGCGATATTGGCGACCCTAAGCTCATGGATGAATTGGAGGCCTTCAAAACCGTCAGAGCTGTCTATGGGAATATTGACGAACCTGCCTTGAGGCACCGCTACCCCGAAGATTTATTGTTTACCGTAGAGGATGTAAGGGTTTTTATCACACATATTGGTGGTTATCCTGGCCGGTATAACACCAGAGTTCGTAAATTATTAGATGAGCATAAGCCAAAGCTTTATATCTGCGGCCATTCTCATATCTTGAAAGTGATACCTGATGCTAAAAGAGCATTGCTGCACGTCAACCCTGGTGCCTGTGGGCATCACGGATTTCATAAAGTGCGGACATTGGTTCGTTTCTCTTTAACTTCTGGTCGCATTCATGATATGGAAGTCATTGAATTAGGGCTCCGTGGTCGTGAATAA
- a CDS encoding TraR/DksA family transcriptional regulator yields the protein MTEAALRQSKDKLSKLRHALHRVDEDNFGICKRCSKAIPIMRVVLMPQSPYCVNCAQ from the coding sequence GTGACGGAGGCTGCTTTACGACAATCAAAAGATAAGTTAAGCAAACTACGTCACGCTTTACACCGGGTAGACGAAGACAATTTTGGAATTTGTAAACGCTGCAGTAAAGCAATACCCATCATGCGGGTCGTACTCATGCCTCAGAGTCCCTATTGTGTCAATTGTGCCCAGTAA
- a CDS encoding type VII secretion EssA family protein yields the protein MSTRKRKSRKQQRLEAKDEKASSKFFLILAGVTVLLLILMYFLYTGF from the coding sequence ATGTCAACAAGAAAACGGAAATCCAGAAAGCAGCAGCGTCTCGAAGCAAAAGACGAAAAGGCAAGTAGCAAATTCTTCCTTATCCTAGCTGGGGTAACAGTGCTTTTACTTATCTTAATGTACTTCCTCTATACTGGTTTCTAG
- a CDS encoding ATP-dependent RecD-like DNA helicase — MEDKNALILNSDFVYALERMEKSQDLLFVTGRAGTGKSTLLQLFRQTSHKKVVVLAPTGVAALNVKGQTIHSFFGFPPRLMDPQRDIKKRRYRKLYQQLDTIVIDEISMVRADMLDNIDYFLRLHRENPRPFGGVQMIFFGDLFQLPPVVSTEVEKQLFRTVYPSPYFFSAKVIQPPVSMEMIELNTVYRQENRHFLRLLEGIRLNRLDYEDLEDLNARYLPEEPNPDFAITLSARNARVDAINKEELDAIPFPAKTYLAKVNGDFPDRLFPTDALLHLKLNAQVMFLRNDPDKKYVNGTIGKVVKMEDDAITILVEEGNKSEEVKVERHEWEILRYKIDEQKPEEIGTESLGSFKQFPLRLAWSVTIHKAQGKTFDKVVIDMGRGAFEHGQTYVALSRCRTLEGVILRQPLRPQDVITDERIVTFYEGQQ, encoded by the coding sequence ATGGAAGATAAAAATGCGCTAATTCTTAATAGCGATTTTGTGTATGCGTTGGAACGTATGGAAAAAAGTCAGGATTTGCTATTCGTTACGGGTCGTGCCGGTACGGGTAAATCTACTTTACTTCAACTCTTCCGACAAACAAGCCACAAAAAAGTGGTGGTGCTTGCCCCCACGGGCGTGGCCGCATTGAATGTAAAGGGGCAAACCATTCATTCCTTCTTTGGTTTCCCTCCCCGATTGATGGACCCTCAGCGGGACATAAAGAAACGCCGTTACCGAAAATTGTATCAGCAGCTTGATACCATCGTCATTGATGAAATCAGTATGGTCCGAGCCGATATGTTGGACAATATTGATTACTTCTTAAGGCTGCACCGAGAAAATCCGCGCCCTTTTGGGGGAGTACAAATGATCTTTTTCGGTGATCTTTTTCAGCTACCTCCAGTAGTTTCAACTGAGGTAGAAAAACAGCTTTTCCGCACGGTTTACCCATCTCCTTACTTTTTCTCCGCAAAGGTCATTCAACCACCGGTGAGCATGGAGATGATTGAGTTGAATACCGTTTACCGGCAAGAAAATCGCCATTTTTTAAGGCTACTTGAAGGCATTAGACTCAATCGACTGGATTATGAAGACCTTGAGGATCTGAATGCACGTTACTTACCGGAAGAGCCTAATCCCGATTTTGCGATCACCCTTTCCGCTCGTAACGCGCGTGTAGATGCAATCAATAAAGAGGAACTTGATGCCATTCCTTTTCCTGCCAAAACTTATTTAGCAAAAGTGAATGGTGATTTCCCTGATCGTCTTTTCCCCACTGATGCTTTACTGCATTTGAAGCTAAATGCCCAAGTAATGTTCCTCCGGAATGATCCCGATAAAAAATACGTCAATGGAACGATTGGTAAAGTGGTAAAGATGGAAGATGATGCGATCACCATCCTTGTTGAAGAAGGTAACAAGAGCGAAGAAGTAAAAGTAGAACGCCACGAATGGGAAATCCTTCGCTACAAGATTGATGAGCAGAAGCCGGAAGAGATTGGCACAGAAAGTCTGGGGTCTTTTAAGCAATTCCCCTTACGTCTGGCTTGGTCGGTAACCATTCATAAAGCGCAAGGAAAAACCTTTGATAAAGTTGTGATAGATATGGGTAGAGGCGCCTTTGAACATGGGCAGACTTATGTAGCACTGAGTCGTTGCCGAACCCTGGAAGGAGTGATTCTCCGGCAGCCTCTACGCCCACAGGATGTGATCACGGATGAGCGGATAGTCACCTTTTATGAAGGGCAGCAATAG
- a CDS encoding pyridoxal phosphate-dependent aminotransferase, protein MPNISHRSTTVPLSPFRKLIPLADKAKKMGRHVYHLNIGQPDILTPPKAIEKFRAEPLEILAYSPAEGHQNYREALVDYYARYDIKLSYEDILVTTGGSEAILFFLLACLDPGDEIIVPEPFYANYNGFGHIADIRVTPITCHIEDGFSLPPIEQFAAKITPRTKAIFITNPNNPTGCCYAPATLEQLGELVKEKDIFLCVDEVYREFCYGENTFLSALSLPAIDDHAVVIDSVSKRYSACGARVGALVTRNQEVTAAISRYAKLRLSPPGLGQMLSLYMLQDDEAYLNGVKEEYERRRDTVFQRLQVMPGVDSYLPGGAFYCFARMPVDSAEDFCRWLLEDFEHEGATVMLSPGQGFYATPGLGIDEVRIAYVLNEEDLHAAMDCLEVALSTYPGRTALAGNHLQQSSL, encoded by the coding sequence ATGCCAAATATATCCCATCGTAGTACTACTGTTCCTCTTTCTCCTTTTCGGAAATTGATTCCATTGGCCGATAAAGCCAAGAAGATGGGACGCCATGTTTATCACTTGAACATTGGCCAACCCGATATTCTTACCCCTCCTAAGGCGATTGAAAAATTTCGGGCAGAACCATTAGAAATTCTGGCTTATAGCCCGGCGGAAGGGCATCAGAACTACCGTGAAGCACTGGTAGACTACTATGCTCGCTACGATATTAAGTTGAGCTACGAAGATATTTTGGTAACGACTGGTGGGTCGGAGGCAATTTTATTTTTTCTCTTGGCGTGTCTTGATCCAGGTGATGAAATTATTGTACCTGAGCCTTTTTATGCCAACTACAATGGTTTCGGCCATATTGCAGATATCCGCGTCACGCCAATTACCTGCCACATTGAGGATGGTTTTTCACTGCCTCCTATCGAGCAATTTGCCGCTAAAATTACCCCTCGTACCAAAGCAATTTTCATAACCAATCCTAATAATCCGACAGGCTGCTGCTACGCTCCGGCTACCTTGGAACAACTGGGTGAACTTGTAAAGGAGAAAGACATTTTCCTTTGTGTCGATGAAGTCTATCGGGAGTTTTGCTACGGTGAAAACACTTTCCTCTCCGCATTAAGTTTACCAGCAATAGACGACCATGCGGTGGTCATTGATTCCGTATCCAAACGCTACAGTGCCTGTGGGGCAAGGGTGGGTGCGCTCGTGACTCGCAACCAGGAAGTTACGGCCGCTATTTCGCGTTATGCAAAACTCCGATTAAGCCCCCCTGGTTTGGGTCAAATGCTTTCTTTGTATATGCTACAAGACGACGAGGCCTATCTCAACGGTGTTAAAGAAGAATACGAACGCCGACGTGATACTGTCTTTCAGCGTTTACAAGTAATGCCAGGAGTTGATTCCTACTTACCTGGCGGTGCTTTTTACTGTTTCGCACGGATGCCCGTAGATTCGGCTGAAGATTTCTGTCGTTGGCTACTAGAAGACTTTGAGCATGAAGGTGCAACCGTTATGTTATCGCCGGGGCAAGGATTTTATGCTACACCTGGCTTGGGAATCGATGAAGTGCGTATTGCTTATGTCCTTAATGAAGAGGATTTACACGCAGCCATGGATTGCCTCGAAGTAGCCTTGTCAACTTATCCTGGGCGTACAGCACTAGCAGGTAATCATTTACAGCAATCTTCTCTTTAA
- a CDS encoding DUF3293 domain-containing protein — MSRNKSQGFDEQLKTTYEQALYCIDQPAISWKIGVKSPALEHLLILHKADTAIFATADNPYSQIYSAKENRNNHQALEKWIKENQLIFFKGRGEDPQGEWPPEESFLILGLNAEEGIQLGRHWQQNAVVFFEIGLPPTLLWCKD, encoded by the coding sequence GTGTCAAGGAATAAATCACAAGGTTTCGACGAGCAGCTTAAAACGACCTACGAACAAGCTCTTTACTGTATTGATCAACCTGCAATTAGTTGGAAAATTGGTGTAAAATCACCAGCTCTCGAACACCTTCTTATTCTTCATAAGGCAGATACAGCCATTTTTGCTACCGCAGACAATCCTTATTCTCAAATTTATTCTGCTAAGGAAAACAGGAATAATCATCAGGCTTTAGAAAAATGGATAAAAGAGAACCAGCTTATCTTCTTCAAAGGACGTGGCGAAGACCCACAGGGCGAGTGGCCCCCAGAGGAAAGTTTTCTGATTCTGGGGCTGAATGCCGAGGAAGGTATACAGCTTGGTCGCCACTGGCAGCAAAATGCGGTGGTGTTTTTTGAAATAGGCCTGCCTCCTACCCTACTTTGGTGTAAAGATTAA